One Bacillota bacterium genomic region harbors:
- a CDS encoding MerR family transcriptional regulator gives MSRVKSIFGTAEAARLAGLTKRQLDHWDRTGLFKPCIPAFGRGTVRQYSFTDIVQLRVARRLLDLGLSPRRLRLSLECLRENFPARNLTEFSLVTDGKDVYLSSDSSFVVSLLTNGQLVWAVRLEDPTLEDPEPLRDSEDNRASGH, from the coding sequence ATGTCAAGAGTCAAAAGCATCTTCGGTACGGCGGAAGCCGCTCGACTGGCAGGATTGACCAAGAGGCAGTTGGATCATTGGGATCGAACGGGGTTGTTTAAACCTTGTATTCCCGCGTTCGGACGGGGTACAGTGCGTCAGTACTCCTTCACTGACATAGTTCAGCTAAGAGTTGCCCGTAGATTGCTGGACTTAGGACTGTCACCTCGAAGGCTACGGTTAAGCCTGGAATGCCTGAGGGAGAACTTTCCCGCAAGAAACCTGACGGAGTTCTCCCTAGTGACTGATGGAAAGGACGTTTATCTGTCAAGTGATTCGTCATTCGTCGTTAGTTTGTTAACGAACGGGCAACTCGTGTGGGCTGTGCGACTAGAAGACCCGACGCTGGAGGATCCCGAACCTTTAAGGGACAGCGAAGATAACAGGGCATCAGGACATTAA
- a CDS encoding DNA methyltransferase codes for MFRYNGTTIGTAKHYVSIDRDTALRYVEVVLQEASLDSLKDRVKALRASIEAGELQSDNGNGMVVRREALLDELDQIIEARSFDRASYYTKRLRRGLSVVKTNGVNDINLNRWKEYDEVFTDSLWNIDRRDGSGTHLAWYWGNFIPQIPHQLMLRYTKRGDLVLDPFVGSGTTLIECRRLGRHGIGLDINSETLTKARERIEAQANPYLVNTTIRAGDSRDHDLLTLVQEMGFNIVDLLILHPPYHDIIKFTSDRRDLSNAQTTDEFLEMFGQVLDNTLPLVKKGGYVGIVIGDKYHQGKCIPLGFHCMQEAIARGLLLKGIVVKNFEETKGKRNQKELWRYRALTGGFYVFKHEYVQVFQK; via the coding sequence TTGTTCAGATACAACGGCACGACTATTGGTACTGCAAAGCACTATGTTTCAATTGATCGTGATACGGCACTACGCTATGTGGAAGTAGTACTTCAAGAAGCTAGTCTGGACAGCCTTAAGGACAGAGTGAAGGCACTAAGGGCTTCAATAGAGGCTGGCGAGCTTCAGAGCGACAATGGTAACGGAATGGTCGTTAGGCGAGAAGCCCTTCTAGACGAGCTAGATCAGATTATTGAAGCACGTTCTTTTGATCGAGCGAGCTACTATACAAAACGACTTAGGCGGGGGTTGTCAGTGGTTAAGACTAACGGTGTCAATGACATCAATCTTAACCGGTGGAAAGAATATGATGAGGTTTTTACTGATAGTCTTTGGAACATAGATAGGAGAGATGGCTCAGGCACACACTTAGCCTGGTATTGGGGCAATTTTATTCCACAAATACCCCACCAATTAATGCTTCGTTACACAAAGAGAGGCGACCTAGTGCTTGACCCGTTTGTTGGCAGCGGGACGACACTTATTGAGTGTCGGAGACTAGGACGACACGGAATAGGTCTAGATATTAACAGCGAAACGCTGACAAAGGCACGTGAAAGGATAGAAGCCCAAGCAAATCCATACTTAGTTAACACAACAATACGGGCTGGTGATAGCAGAGACCACGACCTGTTAACTCTCGTCCAGGAAATGGGGTTTAACATTGTTGATCTTCTCATCCTGCACCCCCCATATCATGACATTATCAAGTTCACCTCTGACAGGCGTGATCTTTCTAACGCCCAGACTACTGACGAGTTTCTGGAGATGTTTGGTCAGGTTCTAGACAATACTTTACCCCTTGTCAAGAAAGGGGGATATGTCGGGATAGTCATCGGTGACAAATATCACCAAGGCAAGTGTATACCTCTGGGCTTCCACTGCATGCAAGAGGCCATTGCCCGTGGGTTGCTACTGAAGGGGATCGTAGTAAAGAACTTTGAAGAAACTAAGGGCAAGCGTAACCAGAAGGAACTATGGCGCTATCGGGCACTGACGGGAGGGTTTTATGTATTCAAGCATGAATACGTTCAGGTGTTCCAAAAATAA
- a CDS encoding Lrp/AsnC family transcriptional regulator — translation MDKTIEILELLANNCRLGADQIAAMVDLPAAEVQRIIADLEANHTILSYRTMVNWDRVGKERVLALIEVRVTPQRDVGFEAIAKRVGRHQEVKNLYLMSGAYDLAVFVEGRTMKDVANFVATKLAPLDGVTGTTTHFVLQTFKEEGVLLGDGEDDRRLVVSP, via the coding sequence GTGGACAAAACCATTGAAATCCTGGAGCTTCTAGCGAACAACTGCCGCCTGGGAGCTGACCAGATCGCCGCGATGGTTGACCTTCCGGCGGCCGAGGTGCAGCGGATCATTGCTGACCTCGAAGCGAACCACACCATCCTGAGCTACCGGACCATGGTTAACTGGGACCGGGTCGGCAAGGAACGGGTGTTGGCGCTGATCGAGGTCCGGGTCACGCCCCAGCGGGACGTTGGCTTTGAAGCCATCGCCAAACGGGTGGGCCGTCACCAGGAAGTGAAGAACCTCTACCTGATGTCCGGCGCCTATGATCTGGCCGTCTTCGTGGAAGGGCGGACGATGAAAGACGTGGCCAACTTCGTGGCCACCAAGTTGGCTCCCCTCGACGGCGTGACCGGCACCACCACCCACTTTGTGCTCCAAACCTTCAAGGAAGAAGGGGTTTTGCTGGGTGACGGGGAAGACGACCGGAGGTTGGTGGTGTCGCCGTGA
- a CDS encoding aminotransferase class I/II-fold pyridoxal phosphate-dependent enzyme, translated as MTDGVWAGKLNPTVRRIKPSGIRRFFDLAAETKGIISLGVGEPDFVTPWHVREACMFALEQGYTTYTANSGMPALRREIARYTAGYLGLNYRPEDEVLVTVGVSEALDLALRAVVAPGDEVLVPEPCYVSYQPCTELAAGVPVPVPSTADRGFRVRALDLERAVTPRTKALLLCFPNNPTGAVMPRPELEAVAELCAARDLVVIADEIYAQLTYDGEHVCFAGLPGMRDRTILLQGFSKAFAMTGWRVGYALGNSDFIGAMTKIHQYTMLCAPVMSQMAALEALRHGQDEMRRMVREFSYRRRLVVKAFNDMGLPCFNPGGAFYAFPDIRCTGLSSEEFTERLIREEQVAVVPGNAFGDCGEGFIRCSYAASVENLTEAFKRMHRFVSRYRDERCEVRGWR; from the coding sequence GTGACTGATGGTGTGTGGGCCGGCAAACTAAACCCGACCGTCCGGAGGATCAAGCCTTCCGGCATCCGCCGGTTCTTCGACCTGGCGGCCGAGACGAAGGGGATCATTTCGCTCGGCGTCGGCGAACCGGATTTCGTCACGCCCTGGCACGTGCGGGAGGCATGCATGTTCGCCCTGGAGCAGGGTTACACCACTTACACCGCCAACAGCGGAATGCCGGCGTTGCGGCGGGAAATCGCCCGCTACACCGCCGGCTACCTGGGCCTGAACTACCGTCCGGAAGACGAGGTGCTGGTCACCGTCGGGGTGAGTGAGGCGCTGGACCTGGCGCTGCGCGCGGTGGTCGCCCCCGGGGACGAGGTTTTGGTGCCCGAACCGTGTTACGTTTCCTATCAGCCCTGCACCGAGTTGGCCGCCGGCGTGCCGGTACCCGTGCCCTCGACCGCGGACCGGGGTTTCCGGGTCCGGGCGCTGGACCTGGAACGGGCGGTCACGCCCCGGACCAAGGCGCTGTTGCTCTGCTTCCCCAACAACCCCACGGGCGCGGTTATGCCGCGACCGGAACTCGAGGCCGTGGCCGAGCTTTGCGCGGCCCGCGACCTGGTGGTGATTGCCGACGAGATCTACGCGCAGCTGACCTATGACGGCGAACACGTCTGCTTTGCCGGCCTGCCGGGAATGCGCGACCGCACGATCTTGCTTCAGGGTTTTTCCAAGGCTTTTGCCATGACCGGGTGGCGCGTCGGCTACGCCTTGGGGAATTCCGACTTCATCGGGGCCATGACCAAAATACACCAGTACACCATGCTCTGCGCGCCGGTGATGAGCCAGATGGCGGCGCTCGAGGCCCTGCGGCACGGGCAGGACGAAATGCGGCGGATGGTCCGCGAATTCTCTTACCGGCGCCGACTGGTGGTCAAAGCCTTCAACGACATGGGCCTGCCTTGCTTCAACCCCGGGGGCGCCTTCTACGCCTTTCCGGATATCCGCTGCACCGGGCTTTCGTCCGAGGAGTTCACCGAGCGCCTGATCCGGGAGGAGCAAGTGGCCGTGGTGCCCGGCAACGCGTTCGGCGACTGCGGCGAGGGGTTTATCCGCTGTTCGTACGCCGCCTCGGTGGAGAACCTCACGGAGGCCTTCAAACGGATGCACCGGTTCGTGAGCCGGTACCGCGATGAGAGGTGTGAGGTGAGAGGTTGGAGGTGA
- the argS gene encoding arginine--tRNA ligase, protein MSYLLAGLRAGIERALRGAFEAARPGLGLDSGTVIPPFTVEVPRDKDHGDFATNLALLLTKAARRSPRQIAEVLVSHLSLPELSVKEVTIAGPGFINFRLDPDWLHGVLPEIAAWGDRYGRRNLGGGRKVQVEFVSANPTGLLHMGNARGAALGDGIAALLSFMGFDVSREFYVNDTGHQVENLALSMEARYFQALGRDWPVPEDGYHGEDLVETAGRFVAEHGDRFAAHAPDERREALLRFALEEKLAAMRATLDDFGVRYDVWFSERSLYVRGAVRETLELLKARGHLYERDGALWFKAGAFGGDKDEVLVRQSGVPTYFAADIAYHKDKYDRGFDWVINVWGADHHGHVPRMKGALAALGYDPDALDVVIMQLVRLYRGGEMVRMSKRTGQYVTLDELLEEVGRDAARYFFVTRGADSHLDFDLDLAKSRTNENPVYYIQYAHARISSIFRQLEERGGTVPGYQGIPDVTLLEEEAERALIRRLADFPDEAALAAHDLAPHRIAHYVHDVAGLFHHFYNAHRVLGAGEKLEEARLMLVHCTRVVLKSALALLGVSAPERM, encoded by the coding sequence ATGAGCTATTTGTTGGCCGGACTGCGGGCGGGTATCGAGCGGGCGTTGCGCGGCGCCTTTGAGGCTGCCCGGCCCGGCCTCGGCCTTGACTCCGGTACGGTGATTCCGCCATTCACGGTGGAGGTGCCCCGGGATAAAGACCACGGGGATTTTGCCACCAATCTGGCTCTGCTGCTCACCAAGGCGGCCCGCCGCTCCCCGCGTCAGATCGCGGAGGTCCTGGTCTCCCACCTCTCGCTGCCGGAGCTCTCGGTGAAAGAAGTGACCATCGCCGGGCCGGGTTTCATCAACTTCAGACTTGACCCGGACTGGCTGCACGGCGTCCTGCCCGAGATTGCCGCGTGGGGAGACCGTTACGGCCGAAGAAACCTCGGGGGAGGGCGCAAAGTCCAGGTGGAATTCGTGAGCGCCAATCCCACCGGACTTTTGCACATGGGCAACGCCAGGGGGGCGGCGCTGGGGGACGGCATCGCCGCCCTTTTATCGTTTATGGGCTTCGACGTCTCACGTGAGTTCTATGTCAACGATACCGGGCACCAGGTCGAGAACCTGGCCCTGTCGATGGAGGCCCGCTACTTCCAGGCCCTGGGCCGGGATTGGCCCGTGCCCGAGGATGGTTATCACGGGGAGGACCTGGTCGAAACCGCCGGCCGGTTTGTGGCCGAACACGGCGACCGCTTCGCTGCTCACGCTCCGGACGAGCGGCGGGAGGCCCTCTTGCGGTTCGCCCTGGAGGAGAAGCTGGCCGCAATGCGGGCCACCCTGGATGACTTCGGCGTGCGCTACGACGTCTGGTTCTCGGAGCGGTCTCTTTACGTCCGGGGGGCGGTGAGAGAGACTCTGGAGCTTTTAAAGGCCCGGGGTCACCTGTACGAAAGGGACGGGGCCCTGTGGTTCAAGGCCGGTGCTTTCGGGGGGGACAAGGACGAGGTGCTGGTGCGCCAGAGCGGTGTGCCCACTTATTTTGCCGCCGACATCGCCTACCATAAGGACAAGTACGACCGGGGATTTGACTGGGTGATCAACGTGTGGGGGGCCGACCACCACGGGCACGTGCCCCGAATGAAGGGCGCGCTGGCCGCCTTGGGCTACGACCCCGACGCCCTGGACGTGGTGATCATGCAGTTGGTGCGCCTCTACCGCGGCGGCGAAATGGTCCGCATGTCCAAGCGCACCGGCCAATATGTCACCCTGGATGAACTCCTCGAGGAGGTCGGCCGGGACGCGGCCCGGTATTTCTTTGTAACCCGGGGGGCCGACAGCCACCTCGACTTTGACCTTGACCTCGCCAAGAGCCGGACCAACGAGAACCCGGTTTACTATATTCAGTACGCGCACGCCCGTATTTCGAGCATCTTCCGGCAGTTGGAGGAGCGGGGAGGGACGGTGCCGGGCTACCAGGGTATTCCCGACGTCACCCTCCTTGAAGAGGAGGCGGAACGGGCTCTCATCAGGCGGCTGGCCGACTTCCCGGATGAAGCGGCCCTGGCGGCCCACGACCTGGCCCCGCACCGCATCGCCCACTACGTGCACGACGTCGCCGGGCTGTTCCATCATTTTTACAATGCCCACCGGGTCCTGGGCGCCGGGGAGAAACTTGAAGAAGCCCGCTTGATGCTGGTGCACTGCACCCGCGTGGTACTAAAGAGCGCATTGGCGCTGCTGGGCGTATCCGCGCCCGAAAGGATGTAG